The DNA region CAGCCTCGACAAGGCGCTCAAGACGATGCGGGAGACCGGCGCCGACATGAAGGTGAAGTACAAGGAGACCTCCCGCGGCGGCCTCGCGGTCAACGTCATCGAGTGCTGAGCCGGGAGGGCTTCCTCGGCGCACGGCGCCGTCGCATGAAGTCGTCGTCCACGGGTACCACGTCTGAGGATGTCGATCACCCTTGTCACCGGAGCGTCGAGCGGGATCGGTCTGGCGGTCGCGCGCCTCGCCGCCACCCGCGGAGACCACGTCGTCCTCGTCGCCCGGGATCGCGAGTCGCTGGACGTCGCTGCGAGCGGTTGTGCGCGGCTGGGCGCCGCATCGACCATGGTGCTGACCCTCGACGTGGGGGACGACGATGCGGTGCGGGACGGCATCGGGGCGGTGCTCGACCGGCACGGGCAGCTCGACACGGTCATCCACTGCGCGGGAGTGGTGGCGCTGGGTCGCACGGAGTCCCTGCCGTCCGAGATCTTCGAGGGCGTGCTGCGCACCAACCTCCTCGGCTCGGTCAACGTGGCACGTCATGTGGTGCCTGTGCTGCGCCGGCGGGGCAGCGGAACGCTGGTCCTGGTCGGTTCCGCGCTCGGCCACATCACGGCGCCCTCGATGAGTCCCTACGTCATCAGCAAGTGGGGCGTTCGCGCGCTGGCCTATCAGCTGCGCCTGGAGAACCGCGACCGACCTGACGTCGCGATCGTGTACGTCGCGCCGGCTGGCGTGGACACTCCGATCTATCGCCATGCCGCGAGTGTCATCGGTCATGAGGGTCGGCCTCCGCCTCCGGTCTCGAGCCCCGAACGGACAGCCCGGCAGATCCTGCGCCGGGTCGACCGCGGCCGTGGCCGGCCACAGCTGAGCATGGCCGGCGAGGTGATACGGCTGGGGCATGCGCTGCCGCTTCTCCACGACCGGGTGGTCGCGCCGATCCTCGGCTTCCTGCTCACCGACCTGACCCGCCCCGTGGACCCGCATCCGGGCAACGTCCTGACCAGCATGAGAGGAGAGAACGCGATGCGCGGCGGCCGCGGGAACGCCGCCCTGGGTGTCGTGCGCAACCTGGCCGTCCGCATAACGCGCCGGGGGCAGGGTACCGCTAGGTCCAGTGACCCCGAGCCGCCGAGGACGTCTCCATGAGCACAAATCACAGGCTGGTCCACGCCTCACCCGAGCACGTGTGGGAGGTCCTCTCGGACGGCTGGCTCTACCCGCTCTGGGTGGTCGGCGCCTCTCGACTGCGCGACGCCGACAAGGACTGGCCGAACGTCGGCTCTCAGCTGCACCACTCGGTCGGCGTCTGGCCGCTGCTGCTCGACGACAGCACCGAGGTGCTCGAGTGCGATCCCGGGAGCAGGCTGTTGCTCCGTGCGCGCGGCTGGCCCGTAGGCGCCGCGCACGTCGAGATCACGGTGGAGCCGGCAGGCGAGGACACCGAGATCTCGATTCGAGAGCAGGCCGTCGCCGGCCCGGGCGCTCTGATCCCAAGGCCTGTGCAGGATCCGCTTCTCAAGTGGCGAAACGTGGAGGCTCTCCGGCGCTTGGCCTTCATCGTCGAACGCCGCCCATGAGTGAGGCCTCCTACGACGCGGTCGTCGTCGGTTCCGGGCCCAACGGCCTGGTCGCGGCCAACCTGCTCGCCGACAAGGGCTGGTCGGTGCTGGTGCTCGAGGCCCAACCCACCACAGGTGGAGCGGTCCGCAGCTCCGAGGACGTCCACCCCGGCTTCATCCACGACACCTTCAGCGCGTTCTATCCGCTCGCGGCCGCCTCGCCCACCATCCGTGGCCTCGGCCTGGACGAGTACGGGCTGCGGTGGAGGCATGCTCCCGCGGTCCTGGGCCATCCCATGCAGGACGGCAGCTGGGCGCTGCTGCACCGCGACCGACACGTCACCGCAGAGCTGCTCGATGCCCAGCACGCCGGCGACGGCGACGCGTGGTTGGAGCTGTGCGGTCTCTGGGACCACATCGGTGAACCCCTCGTCCATGCCCTGCTGACCCCGTTCCCGCCGCTGCGGCCGGGGGCCCACCTGCTCAACGCCCTACGTCGGGCAGGAGGCCTGGCGGCGGTGCGTACCCTGCTCACGCCGGCCGGAGACCTCGCACGCACCCACTTCGGGGGCGAAGCTGCGCGTCTGCTCCTGGCCGGCAACGCCGGACATGCCGACATCCCGTTGGACGCGCTGGGCTCCGGCACGATGGGACTTCTGCTCGCCATGCTGGGCCAGACCGTCGGCTTCCCCGTGCCGGAGGGCGGTGCCGGCATGCTCGCCGCAGCGCTGGAGCGCCGATTCCGTGAGCAGGGTGGCGACGTCCGCTGCGGTGCCGAGGTCATCCGCCTCGGCGTCGAGGACGGTCGCGTCACCGACGTACGCACCCGTGACGGCGACCGGATCAAGGTCGACCGGGCCGTGATCGCCGCCGTCGCGGCACCCCATCTGTACGGCCGGCTCCTCGATCCCACCGACGTGCCGCGACGTGTCGCGGCCGGCATGGAGAACTTCCAGCTGGACCCGGGCACGGTCAAGGTCGACTGGGCCCTGCGCAAGCCCATCCCCTGGCTCGCCGAACCCGCGTACGCGCCCGGCACCTTCCACGTCGCCGACTCGGTCGAGCAGATGACCGAGTCGTTGTCTCAGGTCTCCGCCGGCGTGATCCCCGATGCTCCGTTCCTCCTGGCAGGTCAGATGACCACCACCGACCCGAGCCGCTCGCCGGCCGGGACGGAGTCGGTGTGGGCCTACACGCACGTGCCGCAGACGGTGCTGCGCGACGCGGGGCCCGACGGGCTGCGCGGGCGATGGGACGAGGAGGAGCGCGAACGTTTCGCCGACCGCATGCAGGCGCGCATCGAGCGCCTGGCGCCCGGCTTCGGCAGCGCCGTCGCCGCACGACGGGTGCTCGGGCCCCATGAGTTCGAAGCTCTCGACGCCAACCTCATCGGCGGCGCGATCGGAGGCGGCACCTCCCAGCTCCACCAACAGCTGGTCTTCCGACCGGTGCCGGGCACGGGGCGGGCGGAGACCGGCATCACCGGACTGTTCCTCGGGTCCGCCTCCGCCCACCCCGGCGGCGGCGTGCACGGGGCCGCCGGCAGCAACGCCGCTCGCGCCGCCCTCCTGCACGATCGCCTTCGGTGGCGTGGTCGTCGTCAGGCACGGTCGACAACGACCCGGTGACGGGCCGAGCTCGACGGCGCGGCAGTCGCGAACCCCCGGCGTCAGGCCGCTACGCGGGCCGGAGCACCCGCGCCACGAATGAGTCGAGGTTGCCGAGCAGCCGGTCGACCTTCTGCTCGACGCTGAGGGTCTCGTGGACGACCGGGGTGTCCAGCTTGCGCTTGTTGCGCGCCTTGAGGGAGCAGTCGAGGTCGGCGCAGATGTAGGTGCCGACCGAGTTGCCGTCCTGTCCGGAACGACCGGCGCGCGAGGCGACCAGCAGCGCGACGTCACCGACCGTCGTGCACAGCGCGCACATCGTCTTCCGCGGCCCTCGCGTCTCGCGTGAGGCCCGGAGAGCCACGCCGCAGAGCCTGCCGTCGTGCTCAGTGACGAGGTAGTGGTTCTGCGGCGCCTTCGGGTCCTGCCAGCCGAGGTAGTCGAGGTCGTCCCACGGCCGTTCAGCCAGGTCAGCGGGCATGTTGAGGCGCTTGGTCGCACCCTTGGTGAGGTTGACGAACGAGGAGCGTACGTCGGTCTCGGTCAGCGGCTTCATGCTCATCAGGCTAGGATTTCCTACAACTGTTAGGCAACTCGTTATTCGGGAGGTTGTTGATGGGACGTCCAGGGCTGAACCGGACCGCGGTGATCGCGGCCGCCGCCGACCTGGCCGACGAGCTCGGCTTCGACGCCGTCACCATCTCGGTCCTCGCGCGCCACCTCGGCGTCAGGTCGCCGACTCTCTACTCCCACATCACCGGAGCCACCGACCTCCGCACCGCCGTCACCGCGTACGTCCTCGACGAGCTCGCCGACGCCACCAGCGCTGCCATGTCTGCGGGGGAGTCCCGCGACCTCCTCGTCGCCTACGCCAACGCCATCCGCGACTTCGCCCGCCGCTCACCCGGCCGCTACGACGCCACCACCCGTCAACGCATCCCACCCGCCCCGGGCTCGAGTTCCGCTCCGCCCTCGGTGGACGACGCGATCGCCGCCGGCCGCCGCAACGCGGATCTCGCCCTCGCCGTCGTCCGCAGCTTCGGAGTGGCCGAGGCCGACGAGACGTACGCCGTCCGTCTGATGTCCAGCCTCATCCACGGCTACATCACCCTCGAGCTAGCTGGCACCTTCGCCCACAGCCAGCCGCCGAGCGAGACCACCTGGCCCGACGTCCTCGACGACCTCGACCGCACCCTCACGCGGATAGCGACGGGGCGGCGTCAGTGACCGCGACGCGAGTGCCGCCTGCGGCGAATCTATACCCCGGAACGGGGATCTACTTCTCGGGCAGCCAGGCGGATACTTCGAAGTAGCTGACCGGCCGATCTCGGCACCCAGAGTCTTCGGCCGCAGCTCACCAGAAGGCGGAGGTGGCGCTATGCGCCGGATTCTCTTGGCGTTGACACTCTGCGTCGGCCTGCTGATCGCCGGCAGCCCCCACGCCTCTGCGGTCCCTACCGACCTGGACTCGTGCCCGACGGACAGGCCGACGTTGTACGACGTGACCATCGGCAACACGAACGTGGCGGACTTCGCCAGCGACGGCCATGTCTGGGCTCTCGACTCGTATCTCCAGCATGTCCAGGTGTGGAAGATCGGTCAGAAGCACTACTGCTTCCGCATCGAGTACGACGGCACCTGGACCAGCTTCGCGGGCGTCAGCCCGGGCGGCACCGGAACGATCAGCGAGGGCCTCACCGGCACCTTCTACGGCCTGCGGATCCTCCGGCTGACCGGCGAGTTCAACCCGCAGTATCCGCTCAGCGGTCACGTCGCCGACTTCGACTGGCAGTGCCAGGCGGACGGCACCTGCACCGGGCTGCGGCCATCGCCCGCCATGTACTTCTCGCCCATCACCAACGCCAACATCACCTGGTCCGAGTTCCACGCCACCAGTGCCGCCAACGGCACCTGGCACGACACGACGTACGGCTACTCCGGCGACATCACGGACTGAGTCTTCTCGGAAGTGGTCAGGCCGCGCCGGACCCTGCGCCGCTCCGTGTCGGCGACTGCTGGACCTGCCAGGCAGCGAAGGCGGCGAGCAGACCCCCGGCGATGCCGACCCACCCAGCCGGACCCACCTCGCCCTCCTCGCCGATCGCCTGCCAGGCGGCGATGACGACCCCGACGTAGTGGAGTGCGGTGAGGACACCGGCAGAGATCAGGACGGCGGTGGCGAACCGACGCCGGGAGGAAAGGAACAGCGTGCCGAAGGCCAGGCAACCGACCGTTGCGGCCGGCTCGAAGATGTATTCGGCGCTCGCGCCTTCCTCCACCTCGGTCCAGTACGAGCTGAAGCCGTCGTAGGGGATGAACAGCGCCACGGTGGCCACTCCGGCGCCCACCATGGCCGATACGAGCCAGACGGGCTCGACAGGGCCGAGGTCGCGGTCCCTCGGCGACACGCTCGAGCACGCCCGGCCTGCCACGACAGCCCCCACTCCGCCGCACACGACGAGAAGACCCAGGCCGACACCGACGCCGCCGATGTCCTCGAGGGAGAACTTCACCAGCCCGAGGCCGGCGGCGCTCATGAGGACCCCGACCACGATGAACAGTCCGGCTGCGTCGGCCGAGGCCAGCTGCTGGCGGCGGAGCCGGCCCGCAGCGAGGAGGAGAGCGAGGGCGGCAAGCGCCACCTCGAACGGCGTGACCACCGCGAACGAGTTCCACGACGTCGGGGCCTCGGCCAGGAACGGCAACGGAATCGCAGCCAGGAGCGCCACGGCAGCGATCGACGCGGCGGCCGGCACCCACGCGGGGGGCCGGGGCTCGGTAGCTGCCACCGGCCGCGGGCTGTGCTCGGGCTCGCGGTCGGGCTCGCGATCGGGCTCGCGCGCGACAGCGGCTCCGGGCACCGGCGCAGGTGTGACTGGTGTGTCTGGCGCAGGCGGCGCGACTGCCGGCTGCCCCGGGGCGGCGGGTGGCGGTGGGGGCGAGGTCTCGACGGGCCGGCAAGCTCGTTCGGCCGATCCGCGCACGACGCGCTGCGTGTCGTGCTCGGCCATGTCCTCCAGCGCCATCCGGGCAGCGGCGGCGCGATCGGGGTCCTCGTCGTCCAGCAACGCGGCCAGCTCCTCCACCGCCCCGAGACGTACGTTGGTGAACGGACTCGAGATGGCACCACGCAGGTCGGCCAGCACGTCCGCCGGCTCGGGCGGGCGGTTGCTGCGGGCGATGTAGAAGTCCCCCTGCACGTCGAAGACCCACTTGCCCGGAGTCTGCGACGGCGTGACGTTCCGTACCCGGTCGAAGGCGAAGTCGTACAGCTCGTCGACCGACACGAAGCCGTCACGGTCCCGGTCCGCCTCGCCGGTGGCCAGACCCTCGACCAGAGCCGAGGTGAACACCGACGGTTTGCCCTGGCCGGCAAGCTGGTCGCCCTCGAACGAGTACTCCATCGCGCTCGACGCCGTCAGCACGATCCGCCCGCGACCGTCGAAACGCTCCATGATGTCCATGCGCTCGTCGCCGCGATTCATCATCCCGCGCGCGAACGCGCCGCTGTAGCAGCAGTCCAGGAGCAGCACGATGCGCCGGGACCGACTCTTCGTCATCTGTCTGTTCACGTAGTCGGCGGGCAGGGACGTCGCGTCCAGGTGGTCGATCTCGGTGTCCGGCGTAGCGAAATAGAGCCTCCCGTCCTCATCCTTCACCCCGTGGCACGACAGGTGCAGCAGGAGGAGATCGTCGGGCCCGCGGTCGTCGAAGAAGCTCGAGACCTTGCGCCGGACCACGTGCTCCGGCTCGTTGAGCGACACCTCGACCTCGAAGCCCCCGATCTCGGCGTTCCGGAGCACGCCTGCCAGTTGCTCGGCGTCGGTGGCGGGCGCGCGAAGCCTGCTCAACCGCTGGTCGTGGTACGTGTCGTTCGCGACCACCAGCGCGCTGCGCCGCCCCGTGGTCATGGCACCGGTGAGGAGGCAGGCGGGTCCGGCTCCCCTGAGGCGTGCAGGGCTGCGACGAACTCATCGATGAGTCGATCCTGCTGCTCCCGCGACGCCGAGTCGATCTTGAGTGTCTGGTCGCCGATGGTGAGCTCGACCGCGTGGGCCCCGCGAGCAGAGGACATCCACCCGCGTATCGCTCCCACGATGGCGGTCACGGCGACCAGGGGCTCCTGGAAGGCCACGATCAGAACGCCGATCGCCGCGATGTCGATGCCACGGGTGCCGGCAGGCGCCTCGCCCGCGCTCGCGCGCTCGACATCATCGACGCCGAGGTCCAGCAGCTCCCGGCGCAAGACCGAACTGAGCTCCTCGAGACGCTCCACATCAGGATCGTGGATCGTGATGGTCATCTGGCGACTCATCCTCGGCTCCTCGCTTCAATACTCCCCCTACCGCCAGTGTCCTCCCGGACCGAGGGCTCGTCAGCGGTTTTCAGCGACATGATCAGGCCTTTCAAGTCGGGCCAGCACCGCTCGTGACACCTTCCTGGTGCGGCCAACCGAGTCATCCCCGTCAACCGGGCGCACGTCCCCAGGTGATGACCGTGCGTACGGCTGGATCGAGGGCGTCGGCGAGGGTGATGTCCGGCCGGGCGCCGAGAGCGCCGTTGATGCTGGAGAAGGCCGTGCGCAGCCCTGCGTAGATGGTCAGCGCCACGATCTGTGGCTCGCTGAACCCCGCGTCACGCAGACGCTCGATGTCTCGCGGTGTGCTGCTGCCGGGGGAGCGGGCGACGGTGCGTGCCCAGGCGGCCAGCGCGTGTTCGCGTTCGCTGAAGGGTTCCTCGTCGCCCGTGAGTGCGGCGATCGCAGTCTTTGGGTCGGACCAGGCGCTCAGGCGTTTGCCCCACGCGACAGCGCAGTAGGAGTCACCGACAGCCACGGCCTGGGCGATCACGATCATGGCTTTGTCGCGCAGTGTCAGTCCTGCCGCGTCGGCCGTGGCGTCGAACAGTCGCTGGAGCTGCTCCTTCATCTCCGGCTGATGTGCCCACACGCGGGTGAGGTCCCAGACATAGCCGTCGTCGGCGAGGTCTTCGGCGTACAGCTCTTCCTGGCCGGCGCTCGGCGCAGGTTCCTCCAAGAAAGTCACGAGCCCAGAACATCGGCGGCCGATTTACCCTGTGCCGAATTGGTGCCGTACGTCCCCGGTGTTGGGGATGGGAGTCAGGTCTCAGGCTCGCGGGCGATCCGCACGGTCGTGACGAGCCGTTGGCGTTGCGGCCACCGCGCCCGAACTCGGACTGGCCGAATCTGCCTGACGAATCTGCTAATCGAGTGGCATCTGACCGGTCGCGTGCATGACGATGACTATCCCGGTCCAGCATGGTCGAAGGAGGGAACGGCATTAGTCGGACCTCGTTCGTGAGTAAGCTTCGGGACCAGGTCATTCGACCGCTGATTCACAGCGCGCTGGTGGAGCAAGAGATCCCCGAGGTCACTGTCGCGGTCGTGGTCGGCACGGAGTTCGAGAGCTCTCTCCGGGACCGGGGGAACCGCATTGGACGTATCCCGAGGATGGGCACGAGTACGTATGGGCTCACGTCATATCAGCCCACGAACGCGGGAGCTGGGTGGCGGTTGGGGCGCTTAGAGGATCTCCATGATCCAGCGGTGCTGGTTGATGCGCTCCGGCAGTTGGGCTCGGATCTCGAGGACTGGGTGTGTGAGACGACATTCGCGTGGGGCGAGGAGCGCCATGCCCGGGTTCCGGAGATTCGAGACCTGCCTGAATGGTTGATCGCCGGTGACTGAGGGTGCAGGCGCCGGCGTTCACCTCAGACGTACGGCCGGATGGCGTCGATGATGCGCGACCAGTTCTCTGCGCCGTGGCTACGGGAGCGGGCCCAGGTGTAGTGGGCCTGGACGGCGCGGGGGAGGTCGGTGTCGATGCCGGCGGCCTCGCTGGCCTCGACGAGGTGGTCGGCGGTCGCGCCCATCATGGTGACGGTGATGAGGTGGCCGGGGTGGCGGCTGGCCTCGAGCTGGTCACCCATGACTTACGCCGCGTGGCCGAGCTCCGCCTTGGCTTGCCCGCCGTCAGAGCTGGCGAACGGACATTCGTTCGTACGACTTCCGACCTCAGAGTTGGGATCTCGGAGAAACACGGATGCTGGCAGCCGTTGATCGTCGGTACCGTGCGCCGGTGGAGACCGAACAGGCGCTGCGAGCGCGAAGTGTAGAAGAGCTCGTGGCTGCGTACGAGGCCGGCGAGCGTCCCCGATACGTCCACTTCTGGGGCCACACGCCAAAGGGGCCTGGTGTGGGCATGCACGTCTTAAGTCAGTGGTGGCCGAAAGTCTTCGCAGACGCTGATGGGCGGAGCTTTGCAAGCGCTGAGCATTACATGATGTGGCGCAAGGCCGTCCTCTTCGGTGATGACCGCACCGCTGCAAGGATCCTCGACGCTGCCAGCCCTGGGGCAGCGAAGGCACTCGGGCGCGAGGTCTCAGGCTTCGAGGATGAGGTGTGGCTCGAGCACCGCTGGCGGATCGTGGTCGAGGGGTCGACGCTCAAGTTCGGTAGCGACCCGGCGCTGCGCGACTACCTTCTTGCAACTCGCGGCCGGGTGCTGGTCGAGGCGTCTCCGCGCGACCGGATCTGGGGTATCGGCCTGGGAAAGAGCTCCCCGTACGCCGAGGAGCCAGCACGCTGGAACGGTCTGAACCTGCTCGGGTTTGCCTTGATGGAGGCCAGGAACCGGTTGTGAGGCCCTCGTCGATCGCTTCGGAACTTGGCACGGGGCGAGCAACGCCATGCCCGGCGCACGGAGCCTGATGGCCTGACGGATTGCCGTAAGGAATGGCAGCATAAGCACCCCGTCACCAGGAGGCCTCATGCCCACCGCAGCCACATTCGTCTCGCCGACCGACGGCACTGTTCTCGCAACCCGGACATGGGGAGCGGAGCTGTCGGCGCCGCGTGGCGTTGTCCAGATCGCCCACGGGATCGCCGAGCACGGGCAGCGTTACGACCGGCTCGCTCGGGCTCTCGTCGGGGCTGGGTACGTCGTGCGGGCGGTCGATCACCGCGGTCACGGCGGGTCCGTCGCGTCGGCCGACCAGCTCGGCCACTTCGAGTTCGAGGCGCTGGTGGCTGACGTCGCGGCCCTGGGTGCGCCGCTGCGCGAGGAGTTCTTCGGGATCCCGGTGTTCCTGGTCGCGCACTCGATGGGGTCCTTTGCGGCGCAGACGGTGATCGTGGACCGGTCCGACCTGTACGACGGTGTGGTGCTGTCGGGCTCGACCGCCCTCGACGTACTCGCTGGTGCGCTCTCGAGCGCCGAGGGTCCGGCCGGGCTGGAGGCGTTCAACGCCGGGTTCGAGCACCGGACCGGGTACGAGTGGCTCTCGCGCGACGAGGCCGAGGTCGATGCGTACGTCGCAGACCCGTTGTCCGGCTTCGATCTGCCCGACACCGCCGTGCCTCAGCTGTTCGCCGGCGCCGAGCGTCTGGCGGACCCGGCAGCCATTAGTCGGATCCGCCCCGATCTGCCGATTCTCGTCGTCTCCGGCGACGCCGACCCGCTTGCCGGAGGTGGCGCCCTGGTCGAGCTGCTGGGGCAGCGTTATCGCGAGGCCGGACTGAAGGATGTGACGGTGACGCTCTACCCCGGGGCGCGCCACGAGATCTTCAACGAGACCAACCGCGATGCGATCACCGCCGACGTGATCGACTGGCTCACGGCTCATTCCTGACTGTCGTGAGGGCGGCCTCCTTGCGGGGGGCCTCCCCGCGACAGCTCACCCCCGGCCGTAAGGCCGGATGGCGTCGATAATCCGTGACCAGTTCTCCGCGCGCCGTAGCCGCGGGAGCGGGCCCAGGCGTAGCGGGCCCGGGCGCCGGCGGGGTCAGTGTCGATGCCGACGGCATCGCTGGCCTCGAGGAGGCAGTAGGAGCCATCTTCGGGTGTACGAGATCGCCGGCGCGTCATCGCCGGGAGGATGGCCGGACTGGGTGCGCCAGCAGCCCGTTCAGCCGCGTCTGTCGGTTGTGGATCCGGTTACAGTCACCTCCGTGCCGGACGGATCCAGCAATACGTGGAAGCTCATGGAGAAGACGGAGGTCGTTGGCCTTCTCACCGTGACAGGGAGCGACTTCCCGTGGCTGGAGGGCGCCTTCGTCCCATCCGCTGGGTTCGACAAGTGGCGGGCGGTCTTCGCCGAAGAGAGCAGGCTCGTTGAACACGAGAACTTGGAGGAGACCGACGAGTACGACGCGTGGGAACTGCTCGTCGAGCAGATCACCGGGGCCCTGAACATGGTGGACCCACAAGGACAAGTGGTCGAAGAGTTCCTGCTCCACATCGACGGCGCTCATGCCAGTTGGCGTTGGTGAGCCCGATGGTGACAGACATCTACGGCGGTATCGAGATCCGTGATCCCTGGCCAGACGACGCGAATCAGGGTTGGATCAAGGCGATCGACCTGTTTCCTCTATTGGAAGACGGAGGACCCGCCGGCGCCTACCCGGCGTACGCGTTCCTGTTCGGCGTCCGAAACGAGTACGGGTTCAGCCCGATCGCCGAGGCGAGGGGATTACCTGCGGACGTCGCAGCATCGACACGGGAGTACCTCCAGCCGGAGTTGGACTATGGCCAGTTCGTCGTGTCGTGGCTGCTGTGGTCTGAGGTAAAGGACCTTGATCTCGATGGACCGTTCGGGCACATCGCCGGCCAGTTGGAGTGGAACGACGGGGCGTCGTTCTGGATCTCCAGGTTGATTCCAGCGGAGGTCGAAAGCGGAGTGCTCGCATTCGCGGGCGAACCGGCGTCGTCGCTGAATCTTGCCGAGGCGACGACATGGCAACACAACGGGGTCACGTACAGGTATCGACCGATGACTCTCGGGAGCTATTTCGGCGATGGGACACCGTGGGGGCATGTGTTCGCGGTCATGAGTGCTCTCGCCGGCAGGTTCGGCGATGAGGGCGTACGCCTAGTAGCGGGGTTTGACTGACATGCGAACGAACAAGGGTGCCGCCTGCTGACCATGCAGCCGACTCACGCCGAAACTCCGATGCGGGCGGCGACATGGGTCGGCAAAGGGGCATGGCTCCTCGGCAGGTAGCGGCTGTTCGTCGAGCGGATAGCGGGCAGTTGAGCGGGAGCACCTGGCGGTGATAGACGGGTTCCTCGCGGGGAAGCTGAAACCTGATGGCACGACACATCCGCGAT from Nocardioides luteus includes:
- a CDS encoding SDR family NAD(P)-dependent oxidoreductase — its product is MSITLVTGASSGIGLAVARLAATRGDHVVLVARDRESLDVAASGCARLGAASTMVLTLDVGDDDAVRDGIGAVLDRHGQLDTVIHCAGVVALGRTESLPSEIFEGVLRTNLLGSVNVARHVVPVLRRRGSGTLVLVGSALGHITAPSMSPYVISKWGVRALAYQLRLENRDRPDVAIVYVAPAGVDTPIYRHAASVIGHEGRPPPPVSSPERTARQILRRVDRGRGRPQLSMAGEVIRLGHALPLLHDRVVAPILGFLLTDLTRPVDPHPGNVLTSMRGENAMRGGRGNAALGVVRNLAVRITRRGQGTARSSDPEPPRTSP
- a CDS encoding SRPBCC family protein; its protein translation is MSTNHRLVHASPEHVWEVLSDGWLYPLWVVGASRLRDADKDWPNVGSQLHHSVGVWPLLLDDSTEVLECDPGSRLLLRARGWPVGAAHVEITVEPAGEDTEISIREQAVAGPGALIPRPVQDPLLKWRNVEALRRLAFIVERRP
- a CDS encoding phytoene desaturase family protein: MSEASYDAVVVGSGPNGLVAANLLADKGWSVLVLEAQPTTGGAVRSSEDVHPGFIHDTFSAFYPLAAASPTIRGLGLDEYGLRWRHAPAVLGHPMQDGSWALLHRDRHVTAELLDAQHAGDGDAWLELCGLWDHIGEPLVHALLTPFPPLRPGAHLLNALRRAGGLAAVRTLLTPAGDLARTHFGGEAARLLLAGNAGHADIPLDALGSGTMGLLLAMLGQTVGFPVPEGGAGMLAAALERRFREQGGDVRCGAEVIRLGVEDGRVTDVRTRDGDRIKVDRAVIAAVAAPHLYGRLLDPTDVPRRVAAGMENFQLDPGTVKVDWALRKPIPWLAEPAYAPGTFHVADSVEQMTESLSQVSAGVIPDAPFLLAGQMTTTDPSRSPAGTESVWAYTHVPQTVLRDAGPDGLRGRWDEEERERFADRMQARIERLAPGFGSAVAARRVLGPHEFEALDANLIGGAIGGGTSQLHQQLVFRPVPGTGRAETGITGLFLGSASAHPGGGVHGAAGSNAARAALLHDRLRWRGRRQARSTTTR
- a CDS encoding FBP domain-containing protein, translated to MKPLTETDVRSSFVNLTKGATKRLNMPADLAERPWDDLDYLGWQDPKAPQNHYLVTEHDGRLCGVALRASRETRGPRKTMCALCTTVGDVALLVASRAGRSGQDGNSVGTYICADLDCSLKARNKRKLDTPVVHETLSVEQKVDRLLGNLDSFVARVLRPA
- a CDS encoding TetR-like C-terminal domain-containing protein, which translates into the protein MGRPGLNRTAVIAAAADLADELGFDAVTISVLARHLGVRSPTLYSHITGATDLRTAVTAYVLDELADATSAAMSAGESRDLLVAYANAIRDFARRSPGRYDATTRQRIPPAPGSSSAPPSVDDAIAAGRRNADLALAVVRSFGVAEADETYAVRLMSSLIHGYITLELAGTFAHSQPPSETTWPDVLDDLDRTLTRIATGRRQ
- a CDS encoding caspase, EACC1-associated type; its protein translation is MTTGRRSALVVANDTYHDQRLSRLRAPATDAEQLAGVLRNAEIGGFEVEVSLNEPEHVVRRKVSSFFDDRGPDDLLLLHLSCHGVKDEDGRLYFATPDTEIDHLDATSLPADYVNRQMTKSRSRRIVLLLDCCYSGAFARGMMNRGDERMDIMERFDGRGRIVLTASSAMEYSFEGDQLAGQGKPSVFTSALVEGLATGEADRDRDGFVSVDELYDFAFDRVRNVTPSQTPGKWVFDVQGDFYIARSNRPPEPADVLADLRGAISSPFTNVRLGAVEELAALLDDEDPDRAAAARMALEDMAEHDTQRVVRGSAERACRPVETSPPPPPAAPGQPAVAPPAPDTPVTPAPVPGAAVAREPDREPDREPEHSPRPVAATEPRPPAWVPAAASIAAVALLAAIPLPFLAEAPTSWNSFAVVTPFEVALAALALLLAAGRLRRQQLASADAAGLFIVVGVLMSAAGLGLVKFSLEDIGGVGVGLGLLVVCGGVGAVVAGRACSSVSPRDRDLGPVEPVWLVSAMVGAGVATVALFIPYDGFSSYWTEVEEGASAEYIFEPAATVGCLAFGTLFLSSRRRFATAVLISAGVLTALHYVGVVIAAWQAIGEEGEVGPAGWVGIAGGLLAAFAAWQVQQSPTRSGAGSGAA
- a CDS encoding carboxymuconolactone decarboxylase family protein, which codes for MTFLEEPAPSAGQEELYAEDLADDGYVWDLTRVWAHQPEMKEQLQRLFDATADAAGLTLRDKAMIVIAQAVAVGDSYCAVAWGKRLSAWSDPKTAIAALTGDEEPFSEREHALAAWARTVARSPGSSTPRDIERLRDAGFSEPQIVALTIYAGLRTAFSSINGALGARPDITLADALDPAVRTVITWGRAPG
- a CDS encoding imine reductase family protein, which encodes MGDQLEASRHPGHLITVTMMGATADHLVEASEAAGIDTDLPRAVQAHYTWARSRSHGAENWSRIIDAIRPYV
- a CDS encoding NADAR family protein, which gives rise to METEQALRARSVEELVAAYEAGERPRYVHFWGHTPKGPGVGMHVLSQWWPKVFADADGRSFASAEHYMMWRKAVLFGDDRTAARILDAASPGAAKALGREVSGFEDEVWLEHRWRIVVEGSTLKFGSDPALRDYLLATRGRVLVEASPRDRIWGIGLGKSSPYAEEPARWNGLNLLGFALMEARNRL
- a CDS encoding alpha/beta fold hydrolase — encoded protein: MPTAATFVSPTDGTVLATRTWGAELSAPRGVVQIAHGIAEHGQRYDRLARALVGAGYVVRAVDHRGHGGSVASADQLGHFEFEALVADVAALGAPLREEFFGIPVFLVAHSMGSFAAQTVIVDRSDLYDGVVLSGSTALDVLAGALSSAEGPAGLEAFNAGFEHRTGYEWLSRDEAEVDAYVADPLSGFDLPDTAVPQLFAGAERLADPAAISRIRPDLPILVVSGDADPLAGGGALVELLGQRYREAGLKDVTVTLYPGARHEIFNETNRDAITADVIDWLTAHS